A segment of the Nostoc sp. TCL26-01 genome:
TCTAAAAACATTCGATTTAGATGGTGATGGAATTCCCGAAAATTCCGGTGCGCCAGATCAAACTTTTGATGATTGGCGATTACAAGGTGTCAGCGCCTATTGTGGTGGCTTGTGGTTAGCTGCTTTAGAAGCGGCGATCGCTATTAGTGAAATTTTACTCAAAAACTCCCCCGATTCAACCGAAAAGTTACTTGAACAAAAATCTATCTATGAAACTTGGTTAGCAAAATCTCTACCTATTTATCAAGAAAAACTCTGGAATGGTCAATACTATCGACTCGATAGTGAAAGCGGTTCTGATGTGGTGATGGCAGATCAATTGTGTGGGCAATTCTACGCTAAATTGCTGAATTTACCGGATATTGTACCAGGCGATCGCGCTATCTCTGCTCTCAAAACTGTTTATGATGCTTGTTTCCTCAAGTTCTTTAATGGTGAGTTTGGTGCAGCTAATGGTGTACGTCCCGACGGTTCACCAGAAAACCCCCAAGCCACACACCCATTAGAAGTTTGGACAGGAATTAACTTTGGGTTAGCCGCTTTTCTCGTCCAAATGGGCATGAAAGATGAAGCTTTCAGACTAACAAAAGCGGTAGTAGAGCAAATTTATCAAAATGGCTTACAATTCCGCACACCAGAAGCCATCACCGCCGTCGGAACTTTCCGCGCCAGCACCTATCTACGGGCGATGGCTATCTGGGGAATTTATTTGGTCAATAGTCAATAGTCAATAGTCATTAGTCATTAGTCATTAGTCATTAGCAATTTTTACTCCCTCACTCCCTCACTCTTACTCAGCACTCAGCACGGGCTAAACGCCCCGCTACCGCTAACAGCACTCTCTCACTCCCTCACTCCCTCACTCCCTCTTATAGGACTAGTATTTGATTATTGAAAAAAATCAGTACCAGTGGAGGAACTTCTTACCTATTGCCTATTGCCTATTGCCTATTCCCTATTCCCTACCTACGCAAACTATTTCAGTAATCAAATCGGATTCCTATATGATTGAATAAATCTAAAAATTTCCTTAAGATTTTAGGCTTGGTGTGGAAAAAACTGATTTCAGGTGTTAAAAAGTTGAGTTTTGAGAAAAATTTTTCATCCTTAGTAGCTTTCTAATTCTGGATTTCAGAAGTTTGGTGCATGGATGAGGGGTAATAACTATCTTGCCAAATTTATCGTTGTTGCTAGAGTGATATTAAGAAAAATCTGTAACCCAAGATACACAATAGGGGTTATGGATGCCTTAGTATCTGTCTCTTGGGTGAGGTTTTGTTGTGAATTGAGGAATCGATGTTAACAATTTTTGGGTTTATTTTCCGGGTGTTTACTAAACCAAAGGAAAATGTAACTAAGGTTAAGAAAAAATCTTGTGTTCTCTATTAATGACTACTTTTTGTGGATAACAATGTTACTAATTTTGCCTAAATGATGAATACAACAGGGAAGTTTAAATTTATGTTCATAGGTAACTTTTTAGTAATCTAAAAAATAATTTTTCTGTTTTTGAGGAATCAATGTTGCTGTTATAGCCTCAAAATTGTTGGATAAATATATACAGGCTGAGAAAAATTATTAAATTTTTACGGTAAGCGGATCTACTCATGAATAGTTATCATTCATTAAAAATGAAGTTCATAAATACTGGTTAAAGAAGTAGTTAAAGTTTGATAAAATTAGCAAATAGCTATTGATAAATATCTAAAGTTTATCAAGATACATTAGGAGTTAATTGTACCTCTAGTGCTAAATTAACTTGCCTATATAAATTTCATGGCACGTTGCAACTACTCACTTAAAACCAAGCTAAAAGTTTACACACCAAGCCGAAATTAAACTATGAATCCCTCTTCATCGTTAAGAGTTCAGGGAGAGCTGGAAAAAAATTCTCATAATCAGCTATCTCCCACTCCAGAAGCGGCTATCCTCAATCTTGTGAGGTTAGTTGGAGGGGATACAAGTCTAGTTTCAGAGTTTAGCCAAAGTTGGGTAATGCGTGAGTTAGAGCTAGGAGATGAACTGATAAATTATGTTGTGGATGCAGAAGTTTTAGATAATAACGATATTTTGTATTTAGTTTGTCAAGGTAGAGTCAGGTTATTGGGTTTTAATCAAACTCTGGGGCGAGAAATTTCGACTCAATTGGTATTAGCTGAACAAACTTTTGGTGCAGATCATTTATTTTATCAGCAAGTTTTACCATATCGAGCGATCGCCGCCAGTGCAGTTTCAGTTGCAGCGATCGCTATTGCTGATTTGCAGCGATGGTTACAGCGTCTTCCTCAATTAGAAAAGTATCTCCAACGCTGCACCAGTGAGAGACAAGCACTAATTTTCTTTAAAAGCTATACAGCATTACACACACTTACTAGTTCGCAATTAACAAAATTACTCCCTTATTTAGTGCCAACACACATCCCAAGTGGCACATCTTTATTAACAGCAACTCCCCCAGAAAAAGGGCATTTTTGGCTAGCGAGTGGTCAAGTACAATCAATATCTATTGCCAGTGTCACACCTTCAGTCGGTGATGGTTGGGGATATCCCGATATCACACCGCCAAATGGCACAGCGCAAACAGATTTGTTAGTTTACCAACTATCACCAAAAAATTGGGATTTAGCCAGTGCTATTGCACCAGATTTATTTACCCATCAGCAACAACCAATAACAGCAGCACCAGAGATTGTTGATAGTAAACCAGCAATTGTACTACCGCAACTAATTAATTTGTCAACTCGTGCATCTCACTCTGATGCTCCCACAGTCCTTGTCACATCAGAGATGGCAGAGATTGACTTTCCCCAAGTTACAAAGTCAGCTGCTAAACCAAGGCTGTGGTATTCCTATCCTTTTATCCAACAGCAGAGTTCCTCAGACTGCGGTGCGGCTTGTTTGGCAATGATTAGCCAATATTGGGGTAAGCGCTTGAGTCTTTATAGTCTGAGAAATTTAGCACAGGTAGATAGGACTGGCGCATCCCTAGAGGGTTTAGCTGTAGCGGCGCAAACCTTGGGTTATGATGTGCTGTCGGTGAGGGCGAGTTTGCATAAATTAGAGTTGCATCCTCATCCCTGGATTGCTCACTGGCAAGGAATGCACTATGTTGTAGTCTGGCAGATAAAAGGCGATCGCATTTTGATTTCTGACCCGGCTGTCGGTAGACGCTGGTTGTCTCGTTCTCAATTTAGCGCTAGTTGGACGGGCTACTCTTTACTACTCAACCCTACAGAAACTTTTAAAACCCTCAAAAGTGAAAAATTTTCTCTAGGGCGCTACGGGCAAACATTATGGCATTACCGTAAGTTACTCAGGCAGATTATATTAGCCTGCTTATTAGTACAAGTTTTTGGACTGGCAACACCGATATTTACACAGGTTGTTCTCGATCAAATTATGCCTGTCAAAGATTTGTCGAACTTGCATATCTTTGCCTTTAGCTTTTTATGTTTGGGTGTGTGGCGCACTGTCTTGACAGCACAACACCAACATTTATTAGATTATTTTGCCAGTCGCATCGATCTCAACTTAGTGGGCAATTTCATTAACTACACGTTGCAGTTACCGTTACACTTTTTTGCTTCCCGCCAAGTCGAAGATATTATCAGCCGTGTGCAAGAAAACCGCAAAATCCAGATGTTTATTAGCCGTCGGGCTATTGGTGCGGTGGTGGATGGGTTGATGATCCTCACGTATTTAGGGTTGATGGCTTATTACAGTTGGCAACTCACGCTGTTAGTCTTGGCTTGGATGATTCCCATCATGATTTTGACTTTTGTCGCCAGCCCCCATATTAAGCAAGCATCCAGAGAAGTGTTGCAGGAATCAGCTAGACAAAATTCGGCAATGGTAGAGATGATGACGGGAATTGCCACAGTCAAAACTACCACTTCTGAACGCGCTTTGCAGAAGTACTGGGAAGAACGTTTCCTCAAAATGTTGAAAGCGCGATTGCGAGGGCAAAAACTAGCCCATCGCTGGCAAATCGCCCGGAATTTAATCAAGCACATTGGCACTACTTTGATTTTATGGTTTGGTGCTAGTTTGGTGATAGGTAGACAAATGACTTTGGGAGAGTTTGTCGCTTTTAATCTACTGACTAGTAGTGTGACTCATCCTGTATTGGCGCTGGTGGGATTATGGGATGAGTTTCCAGAAATCTTGATTTCGGTGGAACGATTGAATGATGTTTATGCAGCAACACCAGAAGGAAGTTCGCAAACAACTTTACTCGTCATGCCACCAATTCGGGGTGAGGTGAGGTTTGAGAATGTATCGTTTCGCTATAATTCCTTTCAAGAACGCAACGCTTTACAAAATCTCTCGTTTGGAGTCAGACCACACCAAACTATTGGTATTATCGGTCAAAGCGGTTCCGGTAAAAGCACTTTAGCAAATTTACTGGCAGGTTTATATCATCCCGATAGTGGCAGAATTTTGATTGATGGCAATGATATCTCTGGAGTGTCTCCCCAATCATTGCGGAGTCAGTTGGCGTTGGTGACACAGGAGAGTTTTCTGTTTTCTGGGACGATTTTAGAAAACATTACGCTTCATGATATGGAGTTTAGTTTAGTCCAAGCGATCGCTGCTGCCAAGTTAGCAGGCGCACACGATTTTATCCAAGCCTTACCCCTGGGTTATGACACCCAAGTGGGGGAAAGGGGTTTCATGCTTTCTGGGGGACAAAAACAAAAAATTGCGATCGCTCGTGCTTTAATTAGAGATCCCAAAATTTTGATTTTAGATGAAGCTACCAGTGGTTTAGATGCCGAATCAGAACGACACCTGCAACAAAGTCTGGCTCAAATTAGTCAAAACCGCACCACCTTTATCATCTCCCATCGCCTGTCAACTCTGCGTCACGCCGACTATATCTTCGTTTTAGATCAAGGTGTTGTCGCTGAACATGGCACTCACCAGGAATTAATGGCGATCGCTGGTCTTTATCATCACCTCGCTCAACTACAATTAAATATCTAGTATTAACTTGATCAACTTCCTTCTCAGAAACGGCAACAGAAGCTCAAAAAATTAGCTTTTTACCCCATTGCTCATACAGACCTGAATTCGACAGACCTCACCATCCCAACCTATTTCTTCTTACAAGAGAAGGAGGAATAATATCATTTCACGTTCATCATCATACACATGAATTATGTAGAGACGTTGCATTGCAACGTCTCTACTGTTTCACATTTAAAGGAAATTGGTATAACAAAAAATCAGGTTTTTTGCTCCCCTCTCCTTGTAGGAAAGGGGCTGAGGGTGAGGTCTAAATCCTCTACATTGAATTTAAGTTTCATTATTTATATATCGTCTAAGAAACATATCATAAAACTGTAAATACGACAACATAAATTACAGACTTCATTGCTCAAAATATAATAAAATCATGACATTTACCCAAAGAATTTTCCGGAAACTTAAGTACACACGGAAAACCAACTTTAGAACTGTATGTTATGCAGATTATGTCACAAGCTTTTAACCTGAATTAAAGAATGTTTTGTATTTTCTACAAGGTGATATTTTCTATCTTGAATGATTGATTATCTATCTATTTAATGGTAAATTTCTTGAGTAGGTTAAAGTCTCAAATGCACAGTAGGCGAGGGGTATAACCCCTCATTACCTAGTTGAAAATGCTCAAAATACTCATTGACATAGTGAATAAAATAAGATTAAAAATATTCAGTAAAATTGACGAATATAATACTGATCAACGGGTGACATTCATGAAAAAAGATAGTATAAATACGAATAGGACTCTTGATAAAGTATGGATAAGTAATTGTCATAATTCAAACAAGAATAAATACATACAACTGAATACATATTCATACTAAAGAGCAAGAAATCACACATGAAATATATCAGGGATAAAGTTGGAAGTTTATAGACTTCAATAGTACAAAATTGTGTCTACCGATAGCTGAACAAAGACGTTTGTCTGCTGGTCACATTAAATGACAAGGGGTAGGTGAGAGATGAAACTATATGATTTGTATCCCTATAAAGATGTAGCTCTTGAAGTAGCATCAATTGCTAACAGTAATCTGACTTACTTAACAGCAACTTCCACAAAAATATCCAAAAGTATCAAAACAGTTTTAACCCACCTAGTTTGACTAAACTACGTGTTCTCAATTCATCACCAAACTGATCGATTTTAATTGCCGTATAAATCACCAGACAACCGAAATACTTTTATCCAAAGCAAAAACACCATGAATCAAGACATCACAAGCATTAGCAGCTACAACAAAGCCATCAACCCTCAACAATTTGATAAAGTAGTCGAGGCAATTCTTGCTGGTAAATATTCATGGGCGTGTGTTCTCATGCTACGCTTCGCCGGTTATAACCCCTTACACTACATCCCTTACCGCACTTATAACCGCTTACTCAAAGAAAACTCCAACCCCAGCAAAGTACAACAGCAGCATGACAATATCAAAATCGCTCCATCATCTGCCATTACCAGGTCTAACACCAATATGCCATCTAATTGCTTGAGTAAAATTAAAGACATTGCCTATTTGGAAGTAGTAGGTAAGCAAACAAAAGAAATTCGTGGTGGCAATTTAGATCAGTGGTTAACCGAGCAAATTCATGAATCAGAATATATAGATTTAGAGCCACAAATTTCTGTAACTCAAGAAATTTCTTTCAATTTCTCTGATTTAGATTTCATGAATAATTAGTTGTTAGGAAACCCAACATCCTGCTTGATGTTGGGTTCGCCGCACCCTTGTAATACCAATTCAAAATTCAAAATGACGCGACGCTCCTGCGTCGCTAACGCTGCGCTAACAAAATTCAAAATTAAGAAAGCCTTGTTCTACAAGGGTTTCCGTATTTGAATCTGTATCAGATTTTTAGTGAATTGGTATAAGTGGTCAGTAGTAACCAACAAATCGGCTCCATCTCTAGTGGCGGGTCAACTTCTGTGACTAAAATGGCCTGTAATGTTGTTTTACACAGTTTAACCTTACTCAATTTCTTCACAGCGTACCAAGAGCTTTTCCATGCCTTCTGCTAGAGAAATTAAATCACTCCAAGAGGAACCACTCACTAAACTTTGAGCATGAGCTAATCGGTTCCGCAACTGTTCGGCAGACTTTAAGAATTTCTCGCCGGAACGCTTAGATTTAAGTTCTAATTGTTGCAGCAGTTCTGGTTGATGTAAAACTAATTCTCGTTTGTCACAAAACTGGAGATAATCTAATAAATCTGTGGCTTCGTTTCTTTCTTGACTTTCTTTCCATAATCGGCGTGCAACTTCTAAGCGCTCAGGTTTGAGAAAATTCTGCCAAGAATCTTGAGGATAATAAAGTCTCACTAGCCTCAGTAAATTCATTTCTAATAAAGTCACTAAACCAAATAGCAACATTCGCACCGGTGCTTTTTGCAAGTCACCACAGGTAATAATTCCACTTACCTGATTGCAGTCGAGAACAAACAATCGAGGAGTTTGTTGCAAGATGGGTAATAACTTCATGAGTGGTGTAGAAATAGCTACCAGTTCTTTAGTATGGAACACTCGCTGATAATCACCACATTTACCAGACTGGATTGATATTAAACTAGAGCGTTCAACATAACCAGTAATTGTATCTCCCGTTTCCACACCAACGACATCAAAATCTTGCGATCGCATCCATTGCAAAACCTCTACTACTTCCGCTTGCGATGGCACTGCTTTGAGGGGTTCTGCCACATATTCGATCGTAATATTATTCTCAAACAAGCTCCGCAAGTCTTGGGAACGGGATTTTAGATGTTTCATCAACCCTTAGCCATCAGACATCAGCAGCATCAGTATTTCATGGAATCCCTGGTTTTGTCAGTGTCAGCTGTGAACTATATTTAAATATAGATGAGGCATTGGACATAGAGTAAAGACGTAGCAATGTACATGGTGTAGAGACGTAGCATTGCTACGTCTCTACGTCTCTACGTTAATTTTGAATTGCTTCTCGAATGGCTAATTTGGGAGTTCGTCCTTTTAACCCAATCATCAATTTGAGCATGAATATTTTCAGCATGGGTAGATGATGCAAACACCATAAACCCAAACGACGCACTAACACTACAGGTAAGAACTGATTAGAAAACATTCGATCTAGCATATCAGTGAACCCTAAAATCGTCAGGTTCTCTTTTTGTCGCCAGCGTTCGTAACGTTTTAGTACCTGAATTTTACCAATATCTTCACTTGCTTGGTGTGCTGCTTGGATGATCTGTGCTAAAGCTGCTACATCTCGAATTCCCAGATTTAACCCCTGTCCACCTACAGGATGACAATTGTGTGCTGCATCCCCAACCAATGCTAAACGAGGGAGGACATAACGATCGCTCTGCATGAGTTGGACTGGAAAAACAAAGCGATCGCCTAATAATTCTAGTTTACCCATGTGTTCGCCAAAGCGTTGAGTTAGTTCTTGTAAAAACTGCTCATCATCTAGGTTACACAAAGCTTTGGCTTCTTCATGGGGAGCTGTCCAAACGATGCGGCAACGGTTCTGTGGTAGCGGTAAGATGGCGAAGGGGCCACTAGGCCAAAATCGTTCGTAGGCTGTATCGTTGTGGGTTTTTTCTGGTTTGACAAAAGCAACGATGCAAGATTGCCAATACTTCCAGCCATGAGTTTTGATTCCTGCTGCTTGACGAATAGGCGATCGCGATCCATCGGCG
Coding sequences within it:
- a CDS encoding peptidase domain-containing ABC transporter, coding for MNPSSSLRVQGELEKNSHNQLSPTPEAAILNLVRLVGGDTSLVSEFSQSWVMRELELGDELINYVVDAEVLDNNDILYLVCQGRVRLLGFNQTLGREISTQLVLAEQTFGADHLFYQQVLPYRAIAASAVSVAAIAIADLQRWLQRLPQLEKYLQRCTSERQALIFFKSYTALHTLTSSQLTKLLPYLVPTHIPSGTSLLTATPPEKGHFWLASGQVQSISIASVTPSVGDGWGYPDITPPNGTAQTDLLVYQLSPKNWDLASAIAPDLFTHQQQPITAAPEIVDSKPAIVLPQLINLSTRASHSDAPTVLVTSEMAEIDFPQVTKSAAKPRLWYSYPFIQQQSSSDCGAACLAMISQYWGKRLSLYSLRNLAQVDRTGASLEGLAVAAQTLGYDVLSVRASLHKLELHPHPWIAHWQGMHYVVVWQIKGDRILISDPAVGRRWLSRSQFSASWTGYSLLLNPTETFKTLKSEKFSLGRYGQTLWHYRKLLRQIILACLLVQVFGLATPIFTQVVLDQIMPVKDLSNLHIFAFSFLCLGVWRTVLTAQHQHLLDYFASRIDLNLVGNFINYTLQLPLHFFASRQVEDIISRVQENRKIQMFISRRAIGAVVDGLMILTYLGLMAYYSWQLTLLVLAWMIPIMILTFVASPHIKQASREVLQESARQNSAMVEMMTGIATVKTTTSERALQKYWEERFLKMLKARLRGQKLAHRWQIARNLIKHIGTTLILWFGASLVIGRQMTLGEFVAFNLLTSSVTHPVLALVGLWDEFPEILISVERLNDVYAATPEGSSQTTLLVMPPIRGEVRFENVSFRYNSFQERNALQNLSFGVRPHQTIGIIGQSGSGKSTLANLLAGLYHPDSGRILIDGNDISGVSPQSLRSQLALVTQESFLFSGTILENITLHDMEFSLVQAIAAAKLAGAHDFIQALPLGYDTQVGERGFMLSGGQKQKIAIARALIRDPKILILDEATSGLDAESERHLQQSLAQISQNRTTFIISHRLSTLRHADYIFVLDQGVVAEHGTHQELMAIAGLYHHLAQLQLNI
- a CDS encoding HetP family heterocyst commitment protein produces the protein MNQDITSISSYNKAINPQQFDKVVEAILAGKYSWACVLMLRFAGYNPLHYIPYRTYNRLLKENSNPSKVQQQHDNIKIAPSSAITRSNTNMPSNCLSKIKDIAYLEVVGKQTKEIRGGNLDQWLTEQIHESEYIDLEPQISVTQEISFNFSDLDFMNN
- a CDS encoding FAD-dependent hydroxylase produces the protein MALTQLTQTISPQLTPAKERGYDYDLVIVGGGIVGLTLASALKDSGLSLLLIEAKVASAAVAKGQAYAVHMLSALIYQGIGVWDKILPQIAKYRQVRLSDADYPGVVEFVTTDLGTAELGYVAEHQALLEPLQEFVHNCPNVTYLCPAEVVRTKYQQDVVEIDIKIAEQLQTVRSKLLVAADGSRSPIRQAAGIKTHGWKYWQSCIVAFVKPEKTHNDTAYERFWPSGPFAILPLPQNRCRIVWTAPHEEAKALCNLDDEQFLQELTQRFGEHMGKLELLGDRFVFPVQLMQSDRYVLPRLALVGDAAHNCHPVGGQGLNLGIRDVAALAQIIQAAHQASEDIGKIQVLKRYERWRQKENLTILGFTDMLDRMFSNQFLPVVLVRRLGLWCLHHLPMLKIFMLKLMIGLKGRTPKLAIREAIQN